One genomic segment of Arachis duranensis cultivar V14167 chromosome 4, aradu.V14167.gnm2.J7QH, whole genome shotgun sequence includes these proteins:
- the LOC107484407 gene encoding uncharacterized protein LOC107484407 yields MMKHQEITNKNHEASLKSLERQIGQLSKQISVERPSSSLPSDTIPNPKEECKAIELRSGRTLMSNNDTTKKQTGSIKEPTEDEEQTKADKAKEQVVVPNKSTEKLKEKDNQPHSSREMTQGQQQIGKSIIPPLPYPQRFNKEVKDQHFHKFLETFKKLEINIPLAKALEQMPLYAKFLKELINKKRSWLERETVLLTEECSAMIQRGIPPKLKDPGGFVVSCTIGKTILNKALCDLGASINLMPLSMMRKLDIEELKPTRMSLVMADRSIKTPNGIVENLLVKVGEFIFPADFVILDTEEEGSDSIILGRPFLHTARAIIDVEKGEMIFRVHNEQMVINVFKSMQHIPEQEDYVKVDMIESLVEEMLEENSQEQEGNQGATEEQVAKTFIEQDEKQDKKEEVRKQELKPLPPPISNMHF; encoded by the coding sequence ATGATGAAACACCAGGAAATAACAAACAAAAACCATGAAGCATCACTAAAAagcctagagaggcagattgggcaaCTCTCCAAGCAAATTTCTGTTGAGAGACCTTCAAGCTCACTGCCCAGTGACACGATCCCAAATCCCAaggaggaatgcaaggcaataGAACTAAGGAGTGGGAGAACATTGATGAGCAACAATGACACTACAAAGAAGCAAACAGGGAGCATCAAAGAACCAACAGAGGATGAGGAGCAAACAAAAGCAGATAAAGCTAAGGAGCAAGTTGTGGTGCCAAACAAAAGCACTGAGAAACTTAAAGAGAAGGACAACCAGCCACATAGCTCAAGGGAAATGACTCAGGGACAACAGCAAATAGGAAAGAGCATCATACCTCCACTGCCATATCCTCaaagattcaacaaagaggTTAAGGACCAGCATTTCCACAAGTTCCTTGAGAccttcaagaagctggaaatcaataTCCCCTTGGCtaaagcacttgagcaaatgcctctgtatgccaaatTTTTAAAGGAGcttatcaacaagaaaagaagttggCTTGAGAGGGAAACCGTATTACTCACCGAGGAATGTAGTGCTATGATTCAACGGGGCATTCCACCAAAACTCAAGGATCCGGGGGGCTTTGTAGTGTCATGCACCATTGGCAAAACAATTCTCAACAAAGCTCTCTGTGACCTTGGTgccagcatcaatttaatgcctCTTTCAATGATGAGAAAGCTTGATATAGAAGAGCTTAAACCCACCAGGATGTCATTAGTCATGGCTGACAGATCCATCAAGACACCCAATGGAATTGTGGAGAATCTGTTGGTGAAGGTTGGGGAATTTATCttcccagcagattttgtgattttggatacTGAAGAGGAAGGAAGCGACTCAATCATTttgggaaggccatttctaCACACAGCaagagccatcattgatgtagaaaaaggagaaatgatctTCAGGGTCCATAATGAACAAATGGTCATAAATGTTTTCAAGTCAATGCAACACATCCCTGAGCAAGAGGACTACGTAAAAGTGGATATGATAGAGAGCTTGGTGGAAGAAATGCTGGAAGAAAATTCTCAGGAGCAAGAAGGAAATCAAGGGGCAACAGAAGAACAAGTAGCTAAGACCTTCATTGAGCAAGATGAAAAACAGgacaagaaggaagaagtacgAAAACAAGAACTGAAACCACTACCCCCccccatctcaaatatgcatttctag